One genomic region from Streptomyces sp. NBC_01431 encodes:
- a CDS encoding RICIN domain-containing protein — MRLKRIAQAVGTFAAAPLLVLATSAAAHADSDVHWTHKPDNACLEPSYNWAGTPNDVEVDNCQNTVAFWHDVHQSDGSWLEKDATSPGYCMTAYTDHDVYLESCSGNNYQRWDEIDTGNGWKLRNRQTGECLDSNGSSVYMHQCNDGNVYQLWY, encoded by the coding sequence ATGCGTCTCAAGCGCATAGCTCAGGCGGTCGGAACATTCGCAGCCGCTCCGCTCCTCGTCCTGGCGACGAGCGCGGCGGCCCACGCCGACTCGGACGTCCACTGGACCCACAAGCCGGACAACGCGTGCCTGGAGCCGAGCTACAACTGGGCGGGCACGCCGAACGACGTCGAGGTCGACAACTGTCAGAACACCGTCGCCTTCTGGCACGACGTGCACCAGAGCGACGGAAGCTGGCTTGAGAAGGACGCGACCAGCCCCGGCTACTGCATGACGGCCTACACGGACCACGACGTCTACCTGGAGTCCTGCAGCGGAAACAACTACCAGCGCTGGGACGAGATCGACACCGGTAACGGCTGGAAGCTGCGCAACCGGCAGACCGGCGAATGCCTCGACAGCAACGGAAGCTCCGTCTACATGCACCAGTGCAACGACGGAAACGTCTACCAGCTCTGGTACTGA
- a CDS encoding ABC transporter substrate-binding protein, with protein sequence MNKRTSTAVAAALAATLALGAAGCSGGKHASGGEAGGKNPAAANVGNIVGGTPAKGGTLNVLSDQDFSHLDPARNWVMDDMDFGTRLLYRTLVTYKAAPGTGGAELVPDLATDLGTSSNGAKTWTFHLKQGVKYEDGTPVTAQDVKYNVERSFSPDLPGGADYAARYLAGADGYRGPAQGKHLDSIRTPDDHTIVFELRKPFAEFPNATVMPTFAPVPKARDTGPTYDNRPFSSGPYKVESYERNKKLVLVRNTGWDPATDTVRKAYPDRIVVTMGLKATQIDDRMIASQGPDASAVSWEALRPESASKVLPSAEVRSRLLAESTNCTDMVQMHTGRAPFDNVKVRQAVEYALDKDAVLTSSGGPAFNDLSTAYMPATLFNGKQPDTLKIPATGDVAKAKELLKEADKPDGFTTKMTVSTGDKGRAEAVQQSLAKAGIKVTIETVDPSAFYATIGDTKNRTDMVYTGWCPDYPSGSTFLPFVFDGRFIKDQGNSGNHSLFRDAATMKRMDEIAAMTDVKAAAAAWQQLDGEILAKAPAVPVLVRRWPLVLGTNVAGAYGQTSFGGQLDYATVGLKSPAKSGN encoded by the coding sequence ATGAACAAGCGCACTTCCACCGCCGTCGCCGCAGCCCTCGCGGCGACGCTCGCCCTCGGCGCGGCCGGCTGTTCCGGGGGAAAGCACGCGAGCGGGGGCGAGGCCGGCGGCAAGAACCCCGCCGCCGCCAACGTGGGCAACATCGTCGGTGGCACCCCGGCCAAGGGCGGCACCCTCAACGTCCTGTCCGACCAGGACTTCAGCCATCTCGACCCGGCCCGCAACTGGGTCATGGACGACATGGACTTCGGCACCCGGCTCCTCTACCGCACCCTGGTGACCTACAAGGCGGCCCCCGGCACCGGCGGCGCCGAGCTGGTCCCCGACCTCGCGACCGACCTCGGCACCTCGTCCAACGGGGCCAAGACCTGGACGTTCCACCTGAAACAGGGCGTCAAGTACGAGGACGGCACACCCGTCACCGCGCAGGACGTCAAGTACAACGTCGAGCGGTCCTTCTCGCCCGACCTGCCCGGCGGCGCCGACTACGCGGCCCGCTACCTCGCGGGCGCCGACGGCTACCGGGGGCCCGCCCAGGGCAAGCACCTCGACTCGATCAGGACACCGGACGACCACACGATCGTCTTCGAACTGCGCAAGCCCTTCGCGGAGTTCCCGAACGCCACCGTCATGCCGACGTTCGCCCCCGTCCCGAAGGCGCGGGACACCGGCCCCACCTACGACAACAGACCCTTCTCGTCCGGCCCGTACAAGGTCGAGTCCTACGAGCGGAACAAGAAGCTGGTCCTGGTGCGCAACACCGGCTGGGACCCGGCGACCGACACGGTGCGCAAGGCCTACCCCGACCGGATCGTCGTCACGATGGGGCTCAAGGCCACCCAGATCGACGACCGGATGATCGCCAGCCAGGGCCCGGACGCCTCCGCCGTCTCCTGGGAGGCGCTGCGCCCGGAGAGCGCGTCGAAGGTGCTCCCCAGCGCGGAGGTCCGCTCGCGGCTGCTCGCGGAGTCCACCAACTGCACGGACATGGTGCAGATGCACACCGGGCGGGCCCCCTTCGACAACGTGAAGGTGCGCCAGGCCGTCGAGTACGCGCTCGACAAGGACGCGGTGCTCACCTCCTCCGGCGGGCCCGCCTTCAACGACCTGTCCACCGCGTACATGCCGGCCACGCTCTTCAACGGCAAGCAGCCCGACACCCTCAAGATCCCCGCCACCGGTGATGTCGCCAAGGCGAAGGAACTGCTCAAGGAGGCGGACAAGCCCGACGGGTTCACGACGAAGATGACCGTGTCCACCGGCGACAAGGGGCGTGCCGAGGCGGTCCAGCAGTCGCTGGCCAAGGCCGGGATCAAGGTCACGATCGAGACCGTCGACCCCTCCGCGTTCTACGCCACCATCGGCGACACCAAGAACCGCACGGACATGGTGTACACGGGCTGGTGCCCGGACTACCCGTCCGGGTCCACCTTCCTGCCGTTCGTCTTCGACGGGCGCTTCATCAAGGACCAGGGCAACTCCGGCAACCACTCGCTGTTCCGCGACGCGGCCACGATGAAGCGGATGGACGAGATCGCGGCGATGACCGACGTGAAGGCGGCGGCCGCCGCCTGGCAGCAGCTCGACGGCGAGATCCTCGCCAAGGCGCCCGCCGTCCCGGTCCTGGTGCGGCGCTGGCCGCTCGTGCTCGGCACCAACGTCGCGGGGGCCTACGGCCAGACGTCCTTCGGCGGTCAGCTCGACTACGCCACCGTCGGGCTCAAGTCCCCCGCCAAGAGCGGGAATTGA
- a CDS encoding (2Fe-2S)-binding protein, whose protein sequence is MARTPAELTGAQPGPAFDITVDGRPVPALPGQSVAAALWGAGILAWRTTREGGRPRGAFCGIGQCFDCLATVNGVPNRRACLVPAAPGDEITTQEGHGHAGLGV, encoded by the coding sequence GTGGCCCGTACCCCCGCAGAGCTCACCGGGGCGCAGCCCGGCCCGGCGTTCGACATCACCGTCGACGGGCGGCCGGTGCCCGCGCTGCCCGGCCAGTCCGTCGCCGCCGCGCTGTGGGGCGCGGGCATCCTCGCCTGGCGCACCACCCGCGAGGGGGGCCGCCCGCGCGGCGCGTTCTGCGGCATCGGCCAGTGCTTCGACTGCCTGGCGACGGTCAACGGCGTGCCCAATCGGCGGGCCTGCCTGGTGCCCGCTGCACCGGGCGACGAGATCACCACGCAGGAGGGACACGGCCATGCGGGACTTGGCGTCTGA
- a CDS encoding FAD-dependent oxidoreductase — MGVPGPAGGVGGGVASAGDPYDLAVVGAGPAGLAGAVTAAERGLKVALLDLSDGIGGQFYRQPAAALGAARPEALHHDWPAFVELRRRLEASSVTHLAGHHVWTLARDGDEAWTVHAVIGADGDGEKPVRVRARAVLLATGAYERQLPFPGWTLPGVVGAGGAQAMLKAGLVLPGKRVVVAGSGPLLLAVASSLAAAGARVPAVVEASGYLGYAHSPKALAVNPHKLAEAVVHGSALLRHRVPLRTRSAVTEVHGSERVEAVTVARLDREWRPVPGTGRRIACDALAVGHGLVPGIELATSLGCATRRTLDGTLALALDAHQETSLPGLWAAGETGGIGGAQLARIEGELAARAIADRLGGSPGPAGRVRRLRHRRTRLRAFADAMAAAHAPGPGWTDWLPHATEVCRCEEVTAGRIREAVEDYGARDARTVKLLTRAGMGWCQGRMCGTAVACLAAGASAPEPPAQRRPFATPVPLGVLASLTPQASPSPAPQASPEGGEP, encoded by the coding sequence GTGGGGGTGCCGGGTCCGGCGGGTGGTGTCGGCGGCGGGGTCGCTTCCGCGGGCGATCCCTATGACCTTGCCGTCGTCGGGGCCGGGCCGGCCGGGCTCGCTGGGGCCGTCACCGCGGCCGAACGCGGCCTGAAAGTCGCCCTGTTGGACCTCTCTGATGGCATCGGCGGGCAGTTCTACCGGCAGCCCGCGGCCGCGCTCGGTGCTGCGCGGCCCGAAGCCCTGCACCACGACTGGCCCGCGTTCGTGGAGCTGCGCCGACGCCTGGAAGCGAGCAGTGTCACCCACCTCGCGGGCCACCACGTCTGGACGCTCGCGCGCGATGGCGACGAGGCGTGGACGGTGCACGCCGTGATCGGCGCCGACGGCGACGGCGAGAAGCCGGTACGGGTCCGGGCTCGGGCCGTGCTGCTCGCGACCGGCGCGTACGAGCGCCAGCTCCCCTTCCCCGGCTGGACGTTGCCCGGCGTGGTGGGTGCGGGTGGCGCGCAGGCCATGCTCAAGGCCGGGCTCGTGCTGCCCGGGAAACGGGTGGTCGTCGCGGGCAGCGGCCCGCTGCTCCTGGCCGTCGCCTCCTCCCTCGCCGCGGCCGGTGCGCGCGTCCCCGCCGTGGTCGAGGCCTCCGGCTACCTCGGCTACGCCCACAGTCCCAAGGCGCTTGCCGTAAACCCGCACAAGCTCGCCGAGGCCGTGGTGCACGGCAGCGCGCTGCTGCGCCACCGGGTACCGCTGCGCACCCGCAGCGCGGTGACCGAGGTGCACGGCAGCGAGCGCGTCGAGGCCGTCACCGTTGCGCGCCTTGACCGCGAGTGGCGGCCGGTGCCGGGCACCGGGCGCCGCATCGCCTGTGACGCCCTGGCCGTCGGCCACGGCTTGGTGCCGGGCATCGAACTCGCCACCTCGCTCGGCTGCGCCACCCGCCGCACCCTCGACGGCACCCTCGCGCTCGCCCTGGACGCCCACCAGGAGACCTCGCTGCCCGGACTCTGGGCGGCGGGCGAGACCGGCGGCATCGGCGGCGCCCAACTGGCACGTATCGAAGGGGAGTTGGCGGCCAGAGCGATCGCCGACCGGCTCGGCGGGAGCCCTGGGCCGGCTGGGCGCGTGCGGCGGTTGCGCCACCGCCGCACCCGGCTGCGCGCCTTCGCCGACGCCATGGCGGCCGCGCACGCGCCGGGCCCCGGCTGGACCGACTGGCTCCCCCACGCCACCGAAGTGTGCCGCTGTGAGGAAGTGACGGCCGGCCGGATCCGCGAGGCCGTGGAGGACTACGGCGCCCGCGATGCCCGTACGGTCAAACTGCTCACCCGGGCGGGCATGGGCTGGTGCCAGGGCCGGATGTGCGGGACGGCGGTTGCCTGCCTCGCGGCCGGTGCCTCGGCCCCCGAACCCCCGGCACAACGACGCCCGTTCGCGACCCCGGTCCCGCTCGGAGTGCTGGCCTCGCTGACCCCCCAGGCTTCACCGTCCCCGGCCCCCCAGGCCTCGCCGGAGGGGGGTGAGCCGTAG
- a CDS encoding Dyp-type peroxidase, producing MYEESSAPRPAVPRTAAPRVGRRTVLTTLPAAVALTGCGPAPRRERRPEPGAAPRPVRQPGVTEPQQPHALLISYDLTPGTRGAAGRDAVRRLLARWTELLAAAEPGPTATVGIGPALPARLGAGAPEGLRELPAFVGERLEAGAGGGEIAVQICAQDPRACERTAAMLAGAGAGVLLPRWRQSGFLPPERPGARSGPFTSVQGGDTPRNLLGFKTGTANPTPAESEHWVWLAGRNPYADGTFLVVRRVRLRTEEFGRLPVSRQEQIIGRRKYGGEPLGGGTEHQDVDLEAKTPEGALVLPADAHVRLAHPRLDNGARMLRRGYAYENSPQDRGLLFLAYMNDPGLFVRVQQRLAAGDALNSFVQHHGSALFYVLPGARPGFPLGSTVL from the coding sequence TTGTACGAAGAGTCGAGTGCCCCCAGGCCCGCCGTACCCCGGACCGCCGCCCCCCGGGTCGGCCGCCGCACCGTCCTGACCACCCTTCCCGCGGCGGTCGCGCTGACCGGATGCGGCCCCGCGCCGCGGCGTGAGCGGCGGCCCGAGCCCGGTGCGGCTCCGCGGCCGGTCCGCCAGCCGGGGGTCACCGAACCCCAGCAGCCGCACGCCCTCCTCATTTCCTACGACCTGACGCCCGGCACCCGCGGTGCCGCCGGGCGGGACGCGGTGCGGCGGCTGCTCGCCCGGTGGACCGAGCTGCTCGCCGCTGCCGAGCCCGGCCCCACCGCGACCGTGGGCATCGGCCCCGCGCTGCCCGCGCGGCTCGGCGCCGGCGCCCCCGAGGGTCTGCGCGAACTGCCCGCGTTCGTGGGCGAGCGCCTGGAGGCGGGGGCAGGCGGCGGTGAGATCGCCGTACAGATCTGCGCGCAGGACCCGCGGGCCTGCGAGCGGACGGCCGCGATGCTGGCGGGTGCGGGCGCCGGGGTGCTGCTGCCGCGCTGGCGCCAGTCCGGTTTCCTGCCGCCGGAGCGCCCCGGCGCCCGGTCGGGCCCCTTCACCTCCGTACAAGGGGGCGACACCCCGCGCAACCTCCTCGGCTTCAAGACCGGCACGGCCAACCCCACTCCGGCCGAGAGCGAGCACTGGGTGTGGCTGGCCGGCCGGAACCCGTACGCGGACGGCACCTTCCTCGTCGTACGCCGGGTGCGCCTGCGCACCGAGGAGTTCGGGCGGCTGCCGGTCAGCAGGCAGGAGCAGATCATCGGGCGGCGCAAGTACGGTGGCGAGCCGCTCGGCGGCGGAACCGAGCACCAGGACGTCGATCTGGAGGCGAAGACGCCGGAGGGCGCGCTCGTGCTGCCCGCCGACGCACACGTGCGGCTCGCGCATCCCCGGCTCGACAACGGCGCGCGGATGCTGCGGCGCGGCTACGCCTACGAGAACAGCCCCCAAGATCGGGGGCTGCTCTTTTTGGCCTATATGAACGATCCCGGGCTCTTCGTCCGCGTGCAGCAGCGGCTGGCTGCGGGGGACGCGCTCAACTCATTTGTCCAGCACCACGGTTCGGCGCTCTTCTACGTGCTGCCGGGCGCCCGCCCGGGGTTCCCGCTCGGCAGCACCGTGCTGTAG
- a CDS encoding ABC transporter permease translates to MTRYLARRVLGVIGVLIAIAAVTFTIFYVLPSDPAAAACGKSCSADRLEAIRAHMGLDQPLWRQFWDFASGIFTGRTMGSGQYTLHCGFPCLGYSYENSQSVWSLLMDRLPVSASLALGAAVLWLLLGLSAGVVAALRKDTFTDRALMVGAVAAASLPVYFTSVMLIYGLIRVAGLLPYPQYVSLTADPVHWASNLLLPWIALAILYAAMYARQSRSSMIETMAEPYIRTARAKGLPRRTVVVKHGLRAAMTPILTLFGMDLGGLLAGAVITESIFGLPGIGRLFYNALSTGDQPVILGVTLLAAAFIVVANLAVDLLYAVVDPRVRF, encoded by the coding sequence ATGACCCGCTACCTCGCCCGCCGCGTCCTCGGCGTGATCGGCGTGCTCATCGCGATCGCCGCCGTCACGTTCACCATCTTCTACGTCCTGCCCTCCGATCCGGCCGCCGCCGCCTGCGGCAAGTCGTGCAGCGCCGACCGTCTGGAGGCGATCCGCGCCCACATGGGTCTCGACCAGCCGCTGTGGCGGCAGTTCTGGGACTTCGCCTCCGGGATCTTCACCGGCCGCACCATGGGCAGCGGCCAGTACACGCTGCACTGCGGCTTCCCGTGCCTGGGCTACTCGTACGAGAACAGCCAGTCCGTCTGGTCGCTGCTCATGGACCGCCTCCCGGTCTCCGCCTCGCTGGCGCTCGGCGCGGCCGTGCTCTGGCTGCTGCTCGGCCTGTCCGCCGGGGTCGTCGCGGCCCTGCGCAAGGACACCTTCACCGACCGGGCCCTGATGGTCGGCGCGGTCGCCGCCGCCTCACTGCCGGTCTACTTCACCTCGGTGATGCTGATCTACGGCCTGATCCGGGTGGCCGGACTGCTCCCCTACCCGCAGTACGTCTCCCTCACCGCCGACCCGGTGCACTGGGCGTCCAACCTGCTGCTCCCCTGGATCGCGCTCGCCATCCTGTACGCCGCCATGTACGCGCGCCAGAGCCGCAGTTCGATGATCGAGACGATGGCGGAGCCGTACATCCGCACAGCCCGCGCCAAGGGCCTGCCGCGCCGCACCGTCGTCGTCAAGCACGGCCTTCGCGCCGCGATGACCCCGATCCTCACCCTGTTCGGCATGGACCTGGGCGGGCTGCTCGCGGGCGCCGTCATCACCGAGTCCATCTTCGGCCTGCCCGGCATCGGAAGGCTCTTCTACAACGCCCTGTCCACCGGCGACCAGCCCGTCATCCTCGGCGTGACCCTGCTCGCCGCCGCCTTCATCGTCGTCGCCAACCTGGCCGTCGACCTCCTGTACGCCGTCGTCGACCCGCGAGTGAGGTTCTGA
- a CDS encoding ABC transporter permease has protein sequence MTTLVKSPVAATGAGPWRAARAELRRRTSVKVSLAVVVLFLLMAAGAPLLGALGGWSPDEFDKTAIDPYLGGQPLGPLGGISADHWLGVEPVTGRDLFARVVYGAQVSLLIALTATAIVVVAGTAAGIAAGYFGGRTDAVLSRLMDLTMSFPSLIFMIAMMSVAKDVNRILLMTAVIGLFGWPGIARVVRGQTLSLKHREYVDAARVGGSGPWRILSRDILPGVAGPVIAYTTLIVPGMIATEAALSYLGVGVRPPTPSWGQMIAESVSFYDTDPMYFIVPSSCLFLTVLAFTLLGDALRDVLDPRGSRT, from the coding sequence ATGACCACTCTGGTGAAGTCACCGGTGGCGGCGACCGGGGCCGGACCCTGGCGCGCGGCCCGCGCGGAACTGCGCCGCCGCACCTCCGTGAAGGTCTCCCTCGCCGTCGTCGTCCTGTTCCTGCTCATGGCGGCGGGCGCCCCGCTGCTCGGCGCGCTCGGCGGCTGGTCGCCCGACGAGTTCGACAAGACCGCCATCGACCCCTACCTCGGCGGCCAGCCGCTGGGGCCGCTCGGCGGGATCTCCGCCGACCACTGGCTCGGCGTCGAACCCGTCACCGGCCGCGACCTGTTCGCACGCGTCGTCTACGGCGCGCAGGTCTCCCTGCTCATCGCGCTGACCGCCACCGCGATCGTCGTGGTCGCGGGCACGGCCGCCGGGATCGCGGCCGGATACTTCGGCGGCCGCACCGACGCCGTGCTCTCCCGCCTGATGGACCTCACCATGTCCTTCCCCTCCCTCATCTTCATGATCGCGATGATGTCGGTGGCCAAGGACGTCAACCGGATCCTGCTGATGACCGCCGTCATCGGCCTGTTCGGCTGGCCCGGCATCGCCCGTGTCGTGCGCGGCCAGACCCTCTCGCTCAAACACCGCGAGTACGTGGACGCCGCCCGCGTCGGCGGCTCGGGACCCTGGCGCATCCTGAGCCGGGACATCCTGCCCGGGGTCGCCGGGCCCGTCATCGCGTACACCACGCTCATCGTCCCCGGCATGATCGCCACGGAGGCGGCGCTCAGCTACCTCGGCGTGGGCGTGCGCCCGCCCACCCCGTCCTGGGGCCAGATGATCGCCGAGAGCGTGTCCTTCTACGACACCGACCCCATGTACTTCATCGTCCCGAGCAGCTGCCTGTTCCTCACGGTGCTCGCGTTCACGCTGCTCGGCGACGCGCTGCGCGACGTCCTCGACCCGCGGGGGAGCCGCACATGA
- a CDS encoding ABC transporter ATP-binding protein codes for MAAATDDQTLLSVRDLSVTFPTGRGPVRAVDALSFDVHRGRTLGIVGESGSGKSVTSMAVLGLHTGAEVTGSIRLDGQELVGLPERSLNRLRGRRIAMIFQDPLSSLHPYYTVGEQIAEHHRVHFNSRRAQARRRAVEMLAEVGIPEPGRRAGEYPHQFSGGMRQRVMIAMALACEPELLIADEPTTALDVTVQAQILELLARLQEERGLAVVMITHDLGVVARVAHEVLVMYGGRAAEQAPVDDLFAMPAHPYTRGLLDSLPRLDDSDDEPLRAIPGSPPSLLTPTPGCAFAPRCPRAAVASETVRERCTSERPLLTGPSGHPVACHLPAYEGVAS; via the coding sequence ATGGCCGCCGCCACAGACGATCAAACCCTGCTGTCCGTACGGGACTTGAGCGTCACCTTCCCGACCGGGCGCGGTCCGGTACGGGCCGTCGACGCGCTCTCCTTCGACGTCCACCGGGGGCGCACCCTCGGCATCGTCGGCGAATCCGGGTCCGGCAAGTCCGTCACCTCGATGGCCGTCCTCGGCCTGCACACCGGCGCCGAGGTCACCGGCTCCATCCGCCTGGACGGCCAGGAGCTGGTCGGCCTGCCCGAACGCTCCCTGAACCGGCTGCGCGGCCGCCGCATCGCGATGATCTTCCAGGACCCGCTGTCCAGCCTCCACCCCTACTACACGGTCGGCGAGCAGATCGCCGAACACCACCGGGTGCACTTCAACTCCCGCCGCGCACAGGCCCGCAGACGCGCCGTGGAGATGCTCGCCGAGGTCGGCATCCCCGAGCCGGGGCGTCGGGCGGGCGAGTATCCGCACCAGTTCTCCGGCGGCATGCGCCAGCGCGTGATGATCGCCATGGCGCTCGCCTGCGAACCCGAACTGCTCATCGCCGACGAGCCGACCACCGCCCTCGACGTCACCGTGCAGGCCCAGATCCTGGAGCTGCTCGCCCGTCTCCAGGAGGAACGCGGACTCGCCGTCGTCATGATCACCCACGATCTCGGGGTGGTCGCGCGGGTCGCCCACGAGGTCCTGGTGATGTACGGCGGACGGGCCGCCGAGCAGGCCCCGGTGGACGACCTGTTCGCCATGCCCGCCCACCCCTACACGCGCGGCCTGCTCGACTCGCTGCCCCGCCTCGACGACAGCGACGACGAACCGCTGCGGGCCATCCCCGGCAGCCCGCCGTCCCTGCTCACCCCCACACCCGGCTGCGCGTTCGCGCCCCGCTGCCCGAGGGCCGCCGTCGCCTCCGAGACCGTACGGGAGCGCTGCACGAGCGAACGGCCGCTGCTCACCGGCCCGTCCGGCCATCCGGTCGCCTGCCACCTCCCCGCGTACGAAGGCGTCGCCTCATGA
- a CDS encoding NAD(P)/FAD-dependent oxidoreductase: protein MRSTSDVIVVGAGVVGAACAYYAARAGLRVTVLDRGPVVAGTTGAGEGNILVSDKEPGPELELALFSAQLWRELAGLLPPGIEYEPKGGLVVASDGAGLAALRTFAAGQEKAGVTVRDVAADRLHDLEPHLAPGLAGGFHYPQDAQVMPALATAHLLRASGAEIRLGEAVTGVLTGPGGAVRGVRGAWGELHAPYVVNATGAWGGELARLAGVELPVLPRRGFVLVTEPLPRVVRHKVYGADYVADVASGSAALQTSVVIEGTPAGPVLIGASRERVGFDRTLSPEALRRLAAGATALFPVLAGIRAMRTYAGFRPYLPDHLPAIGPDPRVPGLLHACGHEGAGIGLAPATGHLVASCLTGAQPALDTTPFEPSRFDSAA, encoded by the coding sequence ATGCGAAGCACGTCGGATGTCATCGTCGTGGGGGCCGGAGTGGTCGGTGCCGCCTGTGCCTACTACGCGGCCCGCGCCGGTCTGCGGGTCACCGTGCTCGACCGGGGCCCGGTGGTGGCCGGCACCACCGGCGCGGGCGAGGGAAACATCCTCGTCTCCGACAAGGAACCCGGCCCCGAACTCGAACTCGCCCTGTTCTCCGCCCAGTTGTGGCGCGAGCTCGCCGGGCTGCTCCCACCGGGCATCGAGTACGAGCCCAAGGGCGGCCTGGTGGTCGCGTCCGACGGGGCGGGCTTGGCCGCGCTGCGCACCTTCGCGGCGGGCCAGGAGAAGGCGGGCGTGACCGTACGCGACGTGGCGGCCGACCGGCTGCACGACCTGGAGCCGCACCTGGCGCCGGGTCTCGCGGGAGGCTTCCATTATCCCCAGGACGCCCAGGTCATGCCCGCCCTCGCCACCGCCCACCTGCTGCGCGCCTCGGGCGCGGAGATCCGGCTCGGCGAGGCGGTCACCGGGGTTCTCACCGGACCCGGCGGCGCGGTGCGCGGGGTGCGGGGTGCCTGGGGCGAGCTGCACGCGCCGTACGTCGTGAACGCGACCGGCGCCTGGGGCGGCGAACTCGCCCGGCTCGCCGGCGTCGAACTGCCCGTGCTGCCCCGGCGCGGCTTCGTCCTGGTCACCGAACCGCTGCCGCGCGTCGTACGGCACAAGGTGTACGGGGCCGACTACGTGGCCGATGTGGCCAGCGGCTCGGCGGCGCTCCAGACCTCGGTGGTCATCGAGGGCACCCCGGCGGGCCCCGTCCTGATCGGCGCGAGCCGCGAACGCGTTGGCTTCGACCGCACCCTGTCGCCGGAGGCCCTGCGCCGCCTGGCGGCCGGGGCGACCGCGCTGTTCCCGGTGCTGGCCGGCATCCGCGCGATGCGGACGTACGCGGGCTTCCGCCCCTACCTGCCGGACCACCTCCCGGCGATCGGCCCCGACCCGCGCGTGCCCGGACTGCTGCACGCGTGCGGCCACGAGGGCGCGGGCATCGGCCTCGCCCCGGCGACGGGGCACCTGGTGGCGAGCTGCCTGACCGGGGCCCAACCCGCCCTGGACACAACGCCGTTCGAGCCGTCCCGGTTCGACTCCGCCGCCTGA
- a CDS encoding ABC transporter ATP-binding protein, with the protein MSAQPLLSVRDLTMSFPGRRSRSAPVRAVGGVSFDLAAGETLGLVGESGCGKSTTGRMIVRLLEPTSGTIAYDGRDISRLNRRELGPVRKDLQMVFQDPHSSLNPRQTVARIISDPLLAHGSSASTARARAVELMDLVGLIPEHIDRYPHEFSGGQAQRIGIARALALSPRLIVADEPVSALDVSVQAQIVNLMERLQKELGLAYLFIAHDLSVVKRVCDRVAVMYLGRIVEIGAKERVYAAPAHPYTRALLSAVPLPDPAAERSRERITLLGDPPSPAAPPPGCAFHPRCASAEEICRTQAPVLRTVVPGEGREVACHFPEAG; encoded by the coding sequence ATGAGTGCCCAACCCCTGCTCTCCGTACGTGACTTGACGATGTCCTTCCCCGGCCGGCGCAGCCGCTCCGCGCCCGTGCGGGCCGTCGGCGGCGTCAGCTTCGACCTGGCGGCCGGTGAGACGCTCGGCCTGGTCGGCGAGTCCGGCTGCGGCAAGTCGACCACCGGCCGCATGATCGTGCGGCTCCTGGAACCCACCTCCGGGACGATCGCGTACGACGGCCGCGACATCAGCCGGCTGAACCGGCGCGAGCTGGGGCCGGTGCGCAAGGACCTCCAGATGGTCTTCCAGGACCCGCACTCCTCCCTCAACCCGCGCCAGACGGTGGCCAGGATCATCTCCGATCCCCTTCTGGCACACGGGAGTTCGGCATCCACGGCGCGCGCCCGAGCGGTCGAGCTGATGGACCTGGTGGGGCTCATCCCCGAGCACATCGACCGCTATCCGCACGAGTTCTCCGGCGGCCAGGCCCAGCGCATCGGCATCGCCCGCGCACTCGCGCTCAGCCCCAGGCTGATCGTCGCGGACGAACCGGTCTCCGCGCTCGACGTCTCCGTACAGGCCCAGATCGTCAACCTGATGGAGCGCCTCCAGAAGGAACTCGGCCTCGCCTACCTCTTCATCGCGCACGACCTGTCGGTGGTGAAGCGGGTCTGCGACCGGGTGGCCGTGATGTATCTGGGGCGCATCGTGGAGATCGGCGCCAAGGAGCGCGTCTACGCGGCCCCCGCCCACCCCTACACCCGGGCGCTGCTGTCCGCCGTGCCGCTGCCGGACCCGGCGGCCGAGCGGAGCCGGGAGCGCATCACCCTGCTCGGCGACCCCCCGAGCCCGGCCGCACCCCCGCCCGGCTGCGCCTTCCACCCGCGCTGCGCGAGCGCCGAGGAGATCTGCCGCACTCAGGCGCCGGTGCTGCGAACCGTCGTGCCCGGGGAGGGGCGGGAGGTGGCCTGCCACTTTCCGGAGGCTGGGTGA
- a CDS encoding RICIN domain-containing protein, translated as MIRQRIGRLVGAALVAPLLIVGTSAAAHADGDVVWNHKNGGGCLSGMWDHHSGWNDVGLYPCSFGASKWHDVNVGGNVFIERMAQVPGSCLAGYTDHDAYVEACSSGQNDYQRWREINTGDGWKLQNVATGECLDANDASKVYTHECNDGNVYQLWS; from the coding sequence GTGATTCGGCAGCGTATTGGGCGTTTGGTGGGTGCGGCCCTGGTCGCACCGCTCCTGATCGTCGGGACGAGCGCGGCGGCCCATGCGGACGGTGACGTCGTGTGGAACCACAAGAACGGCGGAGGCTGTCTCAGCGGCATGTGGGACCACCACTCCGGCTGGAACGACGTGGGCCTCTACCCCTGTTCGTTCGGCGCCTCGAAGTGGCACGACGTCAACGTCGGAGGCAATGTCTTCATCGAGCGGATGGCGCAGGTACCGGGTTCCTGCCTCGCTGGGTACACCGACCACGACGCCTACGTGGAGGCCTGCAGCAGCGGCCAGAACGACTACCAGCGCTGGCGGGAGATCAACACCGGCGACGGCTGGAAGCTGCAGAACGTGGCCACCGGCGAATGCCTCGATGCCAACGACGCCAGCAAGGTCTACACGCACGAGTGCAACGACGGGAACGTCTACCAGCTCTGGTCCTGA